The Streptomyces sp. NBC_01689 genome includes a window with the following:
- a CDS encoding AAA domain-containing protein, whose protein sequence is MRVRMQTPGDEYETFEMSLFADIHEFAGELWEHEVRSLLRLQALNHPALPEIADGSFDATESIAFTMTKENGDPLDIDWAVSWAQEHQIAAFEQFSVLVDALSQLHGSGILHRNLTLGALRIRTPPHSDAAEHLALSLERFEMSTLIGNLLRAMGSSTQADEAQQSIRQLYLTPPENVELARHLAYLAPETHASLFEGAPSSRRDWDTTDVFGLGVLGFELFCGPIHSCVPAEYAAVAAADDTGLRAALNKLHRAMRSHLANRPKLPDALARVIRSMLEPAPKSRITSYGAARRIEQGWEAVCGVWEDKNENQRPHLVAFMPDESVETIYKQRNWISRSPDDAAGREELKAFFEKELRQAELVRSPNGAFGYATGAREETLREAEWILIGESAVWFCAYFIENPAYRDRQRVCDDMLVIKYLKDRDYAQELVNAHPRRRLSRIELVAYRTGQDMSHHRAGRPSWTQLTDSVSVGVRSRDPKDEEFLKALDFLIDYQAVELNARKYPFVRSEPAAGGAPVNDTPQSTAVLTYNQQRDDERKHRSALLTAYSMDPVRRPHLGDFVADLGSEEEEFIRLDVVGTPARPHFGRDRIQVKVVRRLDPYSVEVRRIGGGAIPPSGWLRPSTDSGSDIQLGRQARARHSLRNLPGLIRALREPLSFDLGRGRYNDVDDSGLEGNAPSVIREMLSLHPFYALQGPPGTGKTTVATHAVSRYLRLEKGARILVSAQSNFALDNLGIRLAEELSDGIDKGQILMLREMPQVGGIDKVDPRLHRHTLEELTRQVVSNIERTLGGGPGHAGALKDVTPSEAALAQEWRERVVPDQVEISDRIKAGANIVLATCSMAATITDTVRDPSDLFDWVLLEEAAKAWPTEVVTPLVLGVRWTLIGDHRQLGPHRESDVRTFLHSLHSHPDPDVKRHYDARDSYLEVLSLFGQLFRTRRERPARSRQVPPLGSLDKQFRMHRTIAEPAGRAFYPKVPIERDPDLGLPNSFLTTHAGADEPHGVRAPWFLEGHPLVWLDTTGQPGCADEGYWTNIGEVDLVDRLVSDMHPAPSDPALHDEPGSLAVLTPYAAQVALLKQRGSLRNRVHTVHSFQGREAHRVVVSLVRSTRRGDVLKSVGHVGQAEVINVLMSRARRLLVMVGSLEHFAEHGGHDWRVVTDTVQRFGKVVRVADWE, encoded by the coding sequence ATGCGGGTTCGTATGCAGACACCCGGGGACGAGTACGAGACCTTCGAGATGTCGCTCTTCGCCGACATCCACGAATTCGCGGGTGAGCTCTGGGAACATGAGGTCCGCAGTCTGTTGCGGCTCCAGGCGCTCAACCACCCCGCCCTCCCCGAGATCGCCGACGGCAGCTTCGACGCGACCGAGAGCATCGCGTTCACGATGACCAAGGAGAACGGCGACCCGCTCGACATCGACTGGGCCGTGTCTTGGGCCCAGGAGCACCAGATCGCCGCTTTCGAGCAGTTCAGTGTGCTCGTCGACGCCTTGAGCCAGCTGCACGGCTCCGGGATCCTTCACCGCAATCTGACCCTCGGCGCACTGCGCATCCGTACGCCACCCCACAGCGACGCCGCCGAGCACCTGGCGCTGAGCCTGGAACGCTTCGAGATGAGTACGCTGATCGGAAATCTACTGCGTGCCATGGGCAGTTCCACACAGGCCGACGAGGCCCAGCAGAGCATCCGGCAGCTCTATCTCACGCCTCCCGAGAACGTGGAGCTGGCCCGTCACCTCGCCTATCTGGCTCCCGAGACCCACGCCTCCCTCTTCGAGGGCGCACCTTCGTCCCGGCGTGACTGGGACACCACGGACGTGTTCGGTCTCGGCGTCCTCGGCTTCGAGCTGTTCTGCGGTCCGATCCACAGCTGCGTCCCCGCCGAGTACGCGGCCGTCGCCGCCGCCGACGACACCGGACTGCGCGCGGCCCTGAACAAACTGCACCGGGCGATGCGCAGCCATCTAGCCAACCGGCCCAAACTCCCCGACGCGCTCGCCCGGGTGATCCGCAGCATGCTGGAACCGGCCCCCAAGTCCCGTATCACCTCGTACGGCGCGGCCCGCCGCATCGAGCAAGGCTGGGAGGCCGTCTGCGGTGTCTGGGAGGACAAGAACGAGAACCAGCGCCCGCATCTCGTCGCCTTCATGCCGGACGAGTCCGTCGAGACGATCTACAAGCAGCGCAACTGGATCTCCCGCAGCCCTGATGACGCCGCGGGCCGCGAGGAGTTGAAGGCCTTCTTCGAGAAGGAGCTCCGCCAGGCGGAGCTGGTCCGCTCGCCGAATGGCGCCTTCGGCTACGCGACGGGCGCACGTGAGGAGACGCTCCGGGAGGCGGAGTGGATCCTGATCGGCGAGAGCGCGGTCTGGTTCTGCGCGTATTTCATCGAGAACCCGGCGTACCGCGACCGCCAGCGGGTCTGCGACGACATGCTGGTCATCAAGTACCTCAAGGACCGCGACTACGCCCAGGAGCTCGTCAACGCGCATCCGCGGCGCCGCCTGTCCCGGATCGAGCTCGTGGCCTACCGGACCGGACAGGACATGTCTCACCACCGCGCCGGCCGCCCCTCATGGACCCAGCTCACCGACTCCGTGTCGGTCGGAGTCCGGAGCAGGGACCCCAAGGACGAAGAGTTCCTCAAGGCCCTCGACTTCCTCATCGACTACCAGGCCGTCGAACTCAACGCCCGGAAGTACCCGTTCGTCCGGTCCGAGCCGGCAGCTGGAGGTGCACCGGTGAACGACACTCCCCAGAGCACCGCGGTCCTGACGTACAACCAGCAGCGCGACGACGAACGCAAGCACCGCAGCGCTCTGCTCACCGCGTACTCCATGGATCCCGTCCGCCGCCCGCATCTCGGTGACTTCGTTGCTGATCTCGGCTCAGAAGAGGAGGAGTTCATCAGGCTGGACGTGGTGGGAACGCCCGCCCGGCCGCATTTCGGCAGAGACCGCATACAAGTCAAAGTTGTGCGGCGGCTCGACCCGTACTCGGTCGAGGTACGCCGGATCGGCGGCGGAGCGATCCCCCCGTCGGGCTGGCTGCGGCCCTCCACCGACTCCGGATCCGACATTCAGCTCGGCCGTCAGGCCCGGGCCCGGCACTCCCTGCGCAATCTGCCCGGCCTCATCCGGGCCCTGCGCGAACCGCTCTCCTTCGACCTCGGCCGCGGACGCTACAACGACGTCGACGACAGCGGTCTGGAGGGCAACGCCCCCAGCGTGATCCGGGAGATGCTCTCGCTGCACCCCTTCTACGCCCTGCAGGGTCCACCAGGCACCGGAAAGACCACTGTCGCCACACATGCCGTCAGCCGCTACCTCCGCTTGGAGAAGGGTGCTCGCATCCTGGTGAGCGCCCAGTCGAACTTCGCCCTTGACAACCTCGGCATCCGGCTGGCCGAGGAACTCAGCGACGGCATCGACAAGGGACAGATCCTGATGCTCCGGGAGATGCCACAGGTCGGCGGGATCGACAAGGTGGACCCGCGGCTGCACCGGCACACCCTCGAGGAGCTGACTCGGCAGGTTGTCAGCAACATCGAACGGACACTGGGCGGCGGGCCCGGCCACGCCGGTGCTCTGAAGGACGTGACTCCGAGCGAGGCGGCTCTCGCCCAGGAATGGCGCGAGCGGGTCGTGCCCGACCAGGTGGAGATCTCGGACCGGATCAAAGCGGGCGCCAACATCGTCCTGGCCACCTGTTCCATGGCCGCCACCATCACCGACACCGTCCGCGACCCCTCGGACCTGTTCGACTGGGTACTTCTGGAGGAGGCTGCCAAGGCCTGGCCGACGGAAGTCGTGACACCTCTGGTGCTCGGGGTCCGCTGGACCCTCATCGGTGACCACCGGCAGCTCGGCCCCCACCGGGAGAGCGACGTAAGAACCTTCCTGCACAGCCTGCACAGTCACCCGGATCCCGACGTGAAGCGCCACTACGACGCCCGTGACAGCTACTTGGAGGTGCTCAGCCTCTTCGGACAGCTGTTCCGCACCAGACGGGAGCGGCCCGCCCGGAGTCGGCAGGTCCCACCGCTGGGCAGCCTGGACAAGCAGTTCCGGATGCACCGGACCATCGCCGAACCGGCCGGCCGCGCCTTCTATCCGAAAGTCCCCATCGAGAGGGATCCCGACCTGGGGCTACCGAACAGTTTCCTCACCACGCATGCTGGGGCGGACGAACCGCACGGCGTCCGGGCCCCCTGGTTCCTGGAGGGTCACCCGCTGGTGTGGCTCGATACCACGGGCCAGCCAGGCTGCGCCGATGAGGGGTACTGGACCAACATCGGCGAGGTCGACCTGGTGGACCGGCTCGTCAGCGACATGCACCCGGCTCCGTCCGACCCGGCGTTGCACGACGAACCTGGCAGCCTCGCCGTCCTCACCCCGTACGCGGCCCAGGTGGCGTTGCTCAAACAGCGCGGGTCGCTGCGCAATCGGGTGCACACGGTCCACTCGTTCCAGGGACGTGAGGCCCACCGGGTCGTCGTCTCGCTCGTCAGATCGACAAGGAGGGGCGATGTTCTGAAGAGCGTCGGACACGTCGGCCAAGCAGAGGTCATCAATGTGCTGATGTCCCGGGCCCGACGACTGCTTGTCATGGTCGGAAGCCTGGAGCACTTCGCCGAACACGGCGGCCATGACTGGCGCGTGGTGACGGACACCGTGCAGCGGTTCGGCAAGGTCGTCCGCGTGGCCGATTGGGAGTGA
- a CDS encoding ATP-binding protein — translation MTDTDDPLRGLLAEWPGRFRFPGLMLAFSDGQLASLEQLALAGLEGIAADHDEYRACAGLISDGEFLVAEEAISECRALETSQIEDLRKRLSRRRAECLQSLLGRVQRLVDRASAADVAVVPEQDALTALCTRSWSRVEERLLVEEQVLERALDEKRDSLRQRYEKSVVQDGETDLGSTVAALLKTGHLRAVELMLTDGAISRPGPEGVPPLRGWARSAETPHEILRWHLNPLLRPTGYVRWKPVDEQGQELLEAFDALGNNNESTAAQFACALTRFLSGQDRPAPAVHRVEGGYLTTITGVFAAAETARFRPTGSVELFVAAPEAKEYPDLDLRQPYIAVGHSLQASDSSERTTCAVLDLGHLVELVTLSSRVPIQVLRVLGRQWPLDVFTGGSATSLEALLGNEPGERWHVLRWIVDLAGLGDLTTADALLFQAGPDLALLHLFLEFLALPKAAVRSELDAYGVVRDWARDPSFARTLESAALTPIADSPGARVAFWAALSAAVPGQPVTLDEILLCAASVAGGDMPDDDLEPEIRQGLAQLAALPLVVGATSGEVRFHRCGVLLILGGDADRRLQKALLQLAEESASSRAGLGEVLRPGDWRLYRHLLRPELRRYEELAATAAAPVEELLAASRGLAAMTGEPPSAVPVDGDSDLAATLLEMRESFTAHYPQVTLDVHGPDSAPVAISPAGLRVILYEVLTNAAEAAEDNGEQIVRATVTPAGTEFVVDIQDSGKGLPYPEGSEYRVFRDGESTRGPDRGHGLHIARRLARKVDGDLSVRARALAHPVLRGAHFQLLLPVAIGEPGR, via the coding sequence ATGACCGACACCGACGACCCCCTGCGCGGGCTCCTAGCCGAGTGGCCAGGGCGGTTCCGTTTTCCGGGCCTAATGCTGGCTTTCTCCGATGGGCAGCTTGCCTCATTGGAGCAACTGGCCCTCGCAGGTTTGGAGGGCATCGCCGCGGATCACGACGAGTACCGGGCCTGTGCGGGGCTGATCTCGGACGGTGAGTTCCTGGTCGCCGAGGAGGCGATCTCGGAGTGCCGTGCGCTGGAGACCTCCCAGATCGAGGATCTGCGAAAGCGGCTGAGTCGCCGCAGGGCCGAGTGTCTGCAAAGCCTTCTTGGACGGGTGCAGCGTCTTGTGGACCGGGCTAGCGCAGCCGATGTGGCCGTCGTACCGGAGCAGGACGCGCTCACTGCGCTGTGTACGCGATCGTGGTCGCGGGTGGAGGAGCGTCTGCTGGTCGAAGAGCAAGTGCTTGAGCGCGCCCTGGACGAAAAGCGGGACAGTTTGCGGCAGCGGTACGAAAAATCGGTCGTACAGGACGGGGAGACGGACCTCGGGAGCACTGTCGCCGCGCTCCTGAAGACCGGTCATCTACGCGCCGTGGAACTGATGCTCACCGATGGCGCCATTTCACGCCCAGGCCCGGAGGGCGTACCGCCGCTGCGTGGCTGGGCAAGGTCGGCAGAGACTCCTCATGAGATTCTTCGGTGGCATCTCAACCCGCTCCTCAGGCCCACGGGTTACGTCCGCTGGAAACCTGTGGACGAGCAGGGTCAGGAGTTGTTGGAGGCCTTCGACGCGCTCGGCAACAACAACGAATCGACAGCCGCCCAGTTCGCTTGCGCGCTCACCCGGTTCCTGAGCGGGCAGGACCGTCCGGCACCGGCGGTGCACCGCGTCGAGGGCGGATATCTCACGACGATCACGGGGGTGTTCGCCGCGGCGGAGACAGCACGGTTCCGGCCCACCGGAAGTGTGGAGCTCTTCGTCGCCGCTCCGGAGGCGAAGGAGTACCCGGACCTCGACCTGCGCCAGCCCTATATCGCGGTGGGCCACTCACTACAGGCGTCCGACTCGTCCGAGCGAACCACCTGCGCAGTACTCGACCTGGGGCACCTCGTCGAGCTGGTCACCCTGAGCTCGCGGGTACCCATTCAAGTACTCAGGGTGCTGGGGCGGCAGTGGCCCCTCGACGTCTTCACCGGAGGTTCGGCCACATCGCTAGAGGCCCTTCTCGGCAACGAGCCCGGCGAACGGTGGCATGTCCTGCGCTGGATCGTCGATCTTGCCGGATTGGGCGATCTGACGACGGCCGACGCCCTGCTGTTCCAGGCTGGCCCTGACTTGGCGCTGCTCCATCTGTTTCTGGAGTTCCTGGCGCTCCCCAAGGCTGCGGTGCGGTCGGAGCTCGATGCCTACGGCGTCGTACGGGACTGGGCCCGGGATCCGTCATTCGCCCGAACCCTCGAAAGTGCGGCCCTCACCCCAATCGCCGACTCTCCGGGTGCCCGGGTCGCCTTCTGGGCCGCCCTTTCCGCCGCCGTTCCGGGGCAGCCGGTCACGCTCGACGAGATTCTGCTGTGTGCGGCATCTGTCGCCGGTGGCGATATGCCCGACGACGACCTCGAGCCAGAGATCCGGCAGGGTCTGGCCCAGTTGGCGGCGCTGCCGCTGGTGGTCGGAGCAACCAGCGGCGAGGTACGTTTTCACCGCTGCGGAGTCCTGCTCATCCTAGGTGGCGACGCCGACCGCCGACTGCAGAAGGCGCTCCTCCAACTGGCGGAGGAGAGCGCATCGTCTCGGGCCGGCCTCGGTGAGGTCCTCCGACCCGGCGACTGGCGGCTGTACCGGCATCTCCTGCGCCCGGAACTGCGAAGGTACGAGGAACTGGCCGCGACCGCAGCCGCCCCCGTCGAGGAACTACTGGCGGCGTCCCGGGGCCTGGCCGCCATGACGGGTGAGCCTCCGTCTGCAGTCCCGGTGGACGGCGACAGCGATCTCGCGGCGACCCTTCTGGAGATGCGGGAGTCCTTCACCGCTCACTACCCGCAGGTGACACTAGATGTCCACGGCCCGGACAGCGCCCCGGTGGCCATCTCCCCTGCCGGACTCCGGGTAATCCTGTACGAGGTGCTCACCAATGCGGCTGAGGCTGCGGAGGACAACGGCGAACAAATCGTCCGGGCGACGGTCACCCCGGCGGGCACGGAGTTCGTCGTAGACATCCAGGACAGCGGGAAGGGTCTGCCGTACCCGGAGGGCTCCGAGTACCGAGTGTTCCGCGACGGCGAGTCCACCCGGGGCCCGGACCGGGGCCACGGTCTGCACATCGCGCGACGGCTGGCTCGCAAAGTCGACGGCGACCTCAGCGTCCGAGCGCGCGCCCTGGCCCACCCCGTGTTGCGGGGCGCGCATTTCCAGCTGTTGCTCCCCGTGGCCATCGGAGAACCTGGGCGGTGA
- a CDS encoding class I SAM-dependent RNA methyltransferase, which yields MQAEPKKSLVGDEYEVEIGPVAHGGHCIARTTEGQVLFVRHALPGERVVARVTEGEEGARFLRADAVEILEASKDRVEAPCPYAGPGRCGGCDWQHAKPGAQRRLKGEVVAEQLQRLAGLTPEEAGWDGTVMPAEGDKLPAGEVPAWRTRVQYAVDADGNAGLRRHRSHEVEPVEHCMIAAPGVSELGIENRDWSGMESVDVIAATGSQDRMVILEPRPGARLPLVELDRPVSVMRVEEKDGGIHRVHGRAFVRERADGRTYRVGSGGFWQVHPMAADTLVKAVMQGLLPRKGDMALDLYCGVGLFAGALADRLGDKGAVLGIESGKRAVEDARHNLAAFDRVRIEQGKVEAVLPRTGITEVDLIVLDPPRAGAGKKTVEQLSALGARRIAYVACDPAALARDLAYFRDGGYKVRTLRAFDLFPMTHHVECVAILEPVAKGA from the coding sequence CTGGTGGGGGACGAGTACGAGGTGGAGATCGGCCCCGTCGCGCACGGCGGGCACTGCATCGCCCGTACGACCGAGGGCCAGGTCCTCTTCGTCCGGCACGCCCTGCCCGGTGAGCGCGTCGTCGCACGCGTGACGGAGGGCGAGGAGGGCGCGCGCTTCCTGCGGGCCGACGCCGTCGAGATCCTGGAGGCCTCGAAGGACCGCGTCGAGGCGCCCTGCCCGTACGCCGGCCCCGGCCGCTGCGGAGGCTGTGACTGGCAGCACGCCAAGCCGGGCGCGCAGCGCCGCCTCAAGGGCGAGGTCGTCGCCGAACAGCTGCAGCGTCTCGCGGGGCTCACCCCCGAGGAGGCCGGCTGGGACGGCACCGTGATGCCCGCCGAGGGCGACAAGCTGCCGGCCGGCGAGGTCCCGGCCTGGCGCACCCGCGTCCAGTACGCCGTCGACGCGGACGGCAACGCCGGACTGCGCCGCCACCGCTCGCACGAGGTCGAGCCCGTCGAGCACTGCATGATCGCGGCACCGGGCGTCAGCGAGCTGGGCATCGAGAACCGTGACTGGTCCGGCATGGAGTCCGTCGACGTGATCGCCGCGACCGGATCCCAGGACCGCATGGTCATCCTGGAGCCCCGGCCCGGAGCCCGCCTGCCCCTGGTCGAACTCGACCGGCCCGTCTCGGTCATGCGCGTCGAGGAGAAGGACGGCGGCATCCACCGCGTGCACGGCCGCGCGTTCGTGCGCGAGCGGGCCGACGGCCGTACCTACCGGGTGGGCAGCGGCGGTTTCTGGCAGGTCCACCCGATGGCCGCCGACACCCTCGTGAAGGCCGTCATGCAGGGTCTGCTGCCGCGCAAGGGCGACATGGCCCTCGACCTGTACTGCGGCGTCGGCCTCTTCGCCGGCGCCCTCGCCGACCGCCTGGGCGACAAGGGCGCGGTCCTCGGCATCGAGTCCGGCAAGCGCGCGGTCGAGGACGCCCGTCACAACCTCGCCGCCTTCGACCGCGTCCGCATCGAGCAGGGCAAGGTCGAGGCGGTCCTCCCGCGCACCGGCATCACCGAGGTCGACCTCATCGTCCTCGACCCGCCCCGAGCGGGCGCCGGCAAGAAGACGGTCGAGCAGCTGTCGGCCCTGGGCGCCCGCCGCATCGCCTACGTGGCCTGCGACCCGGCGGCCCTCGCCCGCGACCTGGCCTACTTCCGCGACGGCGGATACAAGGTGCGGACGCTGCGGGCGTTCGATCTGTTCCCGATGACGCATCACGTGGAGTGCGTGGCGATTCTGGAGCCGGTGGCCAAGGGGGCCTGA